From a single Centropristis striata isolate RG_2023a ecotype Rhode Island chromosome 14, C.striata_1.0, whole genome shotgun sequence genomic region:
- the LOC131985202 gene encoding formin-like protein 1, with translation MVSFVIHLATDCLFDRDNMHKTYIAPEKAYLCLKFNQTFSVRSTTCNNNFSNCVVVGFGTALESNRLSRICEQDETMAFLPKSVFPPIDIYPKAPEDGLSKEFPVEENIQLELPVETVTAPTPQSHESGRVDENLVGTKLLVEPWNELPDIPFASPGGRGRQGPGVTSVVGPQTPTDWLYEAESTKALVSPPPPPPPTDSPLPDEGCSQPLDPGPCRQYVVKWYYDPEANACAQFWFGGCQVNGNNFETEASCRNSCVYT, from the exons ATGGTTTCGTTTGTTATTCATCTCGCCACTGATTGTTTATTTGACAGAGACAATATGCACAAAACATATATTGCACCAGAAAAAGCTTATTTGTGTCTGAAGTTTAATCAAACATTTTCTGTGAGAAGTACAACCTGTAATAATAACTTTTctaattgtgttgttgttggttttggtaCAGCTCTGGAAAGCAATAGACTGAGTCGGATTTGTGAGCAGGATGAGACAATGGCATTTCTACCAAAATCTGTGTTTCCACCTATTGACATCTACCCAAAGGCTCCAGAAGACGGCCTCTCCAAAGAGTTCCCAGTAGAGGAAAACATACAA CTTGAACTCCCAGTGGAGACAGTAACAGCCCCGACTCCACAGTCCCATGAGTCAGGTCGGGTGGACGAGAACCTGGTTGGTACTAAACTGTTGGTGGAGCCCTGGAACGAGCTGCCAGACATCCCGTTTGCCTCTCCTGGTGGCAGGGGCCGGCAGGGCCCCGGGGTGACCTCCGTGGTGGGTCCTCAGACTCCGACCGACTGGCTGTACGAGGCTGAGAGCACTAAGGCGCTGGtcagccctcctcctcctccaccccccaCAGACTCACCGCTGCCAG ATGAGGGCTGCAGTCAGCCTCTGGACCCCGGCCCCTGTCGACAGTACGTAGTCAAGTGGTACTACGACCCCGAGGCCAACGCCTGCGCTCAGTTCTGGTTCGGAGGCTGCCAGGTCAATGGAAACAACTTTGAGACAGAAGCCAGCTGCAGGAATTCCTGCGTCTACACGTAA